The window GGAACCAGTAACAAGTTTAGGCTTGTACTTTTTTAATGAATGCCACAGACCAAGCCAGAAGGGCCTAAGGAAAGTAAGGGTCCTTAAGGAAAAATTCTTAGTGTTCTATACCCTGGCATGTAGCAGGTTTAATCTAGTCTAGGCTGTGCAGGTCCACTAAGAGGAATAATGAAACCACAGACTGGTGATGTCTGAGTAATGAACAGCAGTTTACACAATGACCCAACCTTGGAGGGAAACTATTTCCACTCCCATCCTATGAGATCTCTCCCTTAAGAAAAGAGTTAGCCACAGCACAGCAGGCCTTCCTTTAGGGTACCTGACAATTCTGTGGATGCTTCTTTAAAATCAGAAGCAGCACTCTGCCCACCTTGGAACAGTCAAAcagggaaaacaaataaaaggctGCAGCCTCAGGCAGAGCTTGTGGTTACACTGGAGCAGGGCCTCAAAGGGTGCCTGGAATTGACAGGAGAGGGAGCAAAAACAAGGCAGTGATCTTATTTGTCCTTCTTGCTTTCCCCATCTGGCACTGTGGTAGGGGTTGGGGCCACAGACTGCTCCTCCGGGGTATTGTCTCCAGTCTTTGATATCTTCTTAGCCCGTTGGTATAGTTCATTCAAGTTAAATTCACGAATTACATTCTCCTGCACAAAAGATAGGCATACATCAAGATCTGGTTTGGAAGGCAAAGTTCAGAATCTAGAAGTAAGAGGTATTTGGACACAgagtaggaaagaaggaaggaaaggaaaggacacAAATCTAATACTTAAGTATTCATTGTGTGTCAATCACTGCCAAGAATGAATGATACCTACATGTAATCTGCAAAACAATCTTGTGAGCCAGATGAATCTCCAATTTGCAGATGAGAAACCTAAATGCCTATAGACTATAGGGGCCTTAGAGACTAAGTCTTAACTCATTATTGCTCCCCAGTACTAGCATATTGGCATATAATGTAAATTTGGTGagtgaactaataaatgagtCCTGGTATCTAGTCTATACCCTCAAAACTAAAGGACAAGTGGTAGaagctgggaatcaaatccaggttGGGCTTTAAAACTCATCCACTGATCTACACCCTTTTGCAAACCACTTACCCATTCCTTCAAATTACCTCAGAGAAGGTCCAAGAGACAGCTCGTCCTTTCTTGTCAATCTGTGGCCGCCGCATTACCTCCTTGCCACCTTGGAATAGGATCAGGGTAGGGAGTTGCTTGGTGAGGGGTGATATGCTCACTTTGTACCTACAGGGCCCAGAAAGAACTCTGTAAATGTATCTGTATATACTGCTCAAGTAATTCCTTGCTCTAGATCCTTAGCCCAAATCTTTACATACCTGGTACTAACATCGGTATAGCGTCCAACATCCACCTTCCCAAAATTTAGCCCTGTACAGTTGTACCTGAGAAGAATAAATTACTTAacatactgaaaaaagaaaaaatggatcaagggaagtgaaaagaaagatagttggggagggaagaggagggaggggggaagtgaCTTTGGCTGCAACTACAAAAGTCAAGGCCAAAAATAAGGGAAGGTATGGCATCTCAATTTCCATCATCCTTCCCTTTGCACTAACTCACTTGAGGGAGAGGTCAGCATAGATAGGAGCAAATGATTGGCAGTCATTAGACCAATTGGCAAAGAACTCCACAATCCAAGTGACCCTCTTGTCCCGCTCCAGTTCCTCCTGCCACACAAAGGGAAGAAACAGTGAGCTGGATCATGAAAGAATCTGGGCAGGTCCAGACCTTAGTACCTAATTCCTCATCCTCGCTTTCCCTCTTCTGGCTCCCATAACGAACCACAAATGCTCCTGACTTTCATTTTGAAGCATTGTTATTCCTCCTAGTGAACTGAGATCATAACTATAAAATCACCTACCAGGGACCCAAGAACCAGAGGAGGAAGAATACTCACGTCAATAGTTTTATCACTGAAGTACTTGATATACTCAGGGCCCATATACAGAGGGGGTTTGCAGGTCATCAGGAACactgaacacagaaaaaaaagataccaGACAAAAAACATACAAGGCCTTGCACAACAAACCAACTCAAGGATTTTAGCCACCAAAGAATACAACTTGTAAATATATGTAGACCAATATGATTCCTTCCACTTAAAAATAcagtctcagggctggggatatagctcagttggtagtgcttgcctggcatgcacaaggctcaggattcaatccccagcaccaccaaaacaaaaaacaaaacaacaaaagtacagactctatagtttcttttttttctttttttttggggggggggggaattgaacccagggccacttaactactaagccacattcccagcccatttttatattttatttagagacagggtcttctctgagttgcttaggacctcgctaaattggctaaattgctgagactggctttgaacaagcaatcctcctgccttagactcctgagatgctgggattacaggcatgcactaccataccCAGCACTGTAGTTTCTTGCTATCCAAGCCACACACATAATTACCTGTATAGGAATGAAATTTGATTCCCCAAAtcaagtctttatttattttattttggtgggattgaacacaggtatacttaactactgagccacatccccaatccttttttaaaaaaattttgagactggtctcactaggttgcttacagtcttgctaTACTGCAGAGACtagcttcaaacctgtgatcctcttgcctcagcgtattgagctgctgggattataggcatgtaccaccacattcAGCTAAATCAAGTCTTTATTAACATAGTCTTACAAAGAACTTAAAGACAGGTGCCTCACCTATGCAGAGTGTGATGTAAAGCAGGCCCATGCGAATATCCAGGCGGAAGAAAAGAATTGTGTTGGCCACTTTACTAAACATGAAGATGTTGCCTACATGTTGCTCCACGGTGACTGAAACAGAGATGTCACAGGTCAGACAGGGCTGTATACTCCTATATCCcattctttttccctcttcttggGGTACTTTTGaaatgggagagggagagggatttAATTCAGCCTTGGCATGAAATGTGGGACTAATTCACTAAATAGTGCCCCTCTCTCATAACATGAAAAAAAGCCCCTCCAGGGGCATCTGGCCTGACCCTGAGACTAAGAAGCAGGCTAAACTTACTAGATCTTCGGTTCTTCATCATCACAATGGCACTGAGAAACATCAGGATCTCCACTTCTCTCTGGAACAGAAGCAAAATGACAAGAAATGCTGTAAAAAGAATTGATGGGGGAGGACTAAGTATGTTAGAAAAATCAACAGAGACCCaaactgagaataaaaacaaagatatcaCTGCAGTTCACTAAGGTATAGTGGGAAAAACACCAGTCAGAAGAGCTATATTAAGGTCCTACTCCTGCCACAAACCAGCTGGTGAATTTCAGCAAATCAATTAATCCTTAAACTTTGGTTTTCCTGACTGATCATTATCTACTCAAAGTGATactctgagaattaaatgaagatAATGGGTATGAAAGGGTTGTATAAAGTGTGATATATTCCCCAAGATGATATTATAatcaactcagtgtgaccctagttaaaaaaaaaaagttttctagggaagctttctttttttcttccacatttttttattggagcattataCTGGAagataatgatgggatttgttgttgcatattgaAACACATACACAATATGACAATAAATTTGACCGATATCACTCCCCAACactttcccctctccctccccacctctcattcCACCCCTTTGAAGAGCTTTCTTGAGCTTTCTTGATAATATTCTATTAGCAAAATATCTGTCTGTTCACTTGTTTGGCTTTGCTTTCTCTCCACCCAACATATATAGTGGTAATTCATGTATGTACCTTTGATGTAAATGGAGAGCTAAAGGGGAGCCACAGAGCTCCTGAAGGCCCTTTTCAATACCCTTGGTTTGCAGTTTCTTCTAGAATTTTAGCACCCAAGTGAGACAGACAAGACacaaacagacaaagacacaaacaAGATAGTACCAAAATGTGGGACTAGTTCACTAAATATGGGTCCTTCATCACATGAATGAGGATAATAAGACCACTGAAGAAACAGCATGGTGAGAGGAAAAGACTGTAGATTACATAGTCTAAGGCCTTTCATATCCTTTTCTTGTATTAACAACAGGGATCAAGTggtcatttcagaaaaaaatcaactgtgATTTACAGCTAAGAGTCAGGAACCCAGCTTCAATCTCCAACAAAAGGTAATttattgctgggtgtggtggcacacacctggaatgcaAGTCacatgggaggctaaggcaggaggattcaaagttccatgccagcctcagcaatttggcgaggccctaagcaacttagtgagaccctttctcaaaataaaaaataaaaaaaggctggagatatgTTTCAGTAGttacctgggttcaatttcaggtaccaaaaagaaaagtaactaaTTGAATTTAGATAGGGGCATGTAAAATGGGAAAGAGGGATTATGACAGATTGTAGTAAATATTAAATCTGAAGCAAATAATAGGGTTTTCATGAGTGAAATTGGGTGGGTTTGAATTAGGATttaagggctgggagtgtagctactcagcatatgcaaggtcctaggttcaatccctagcaacacacacacaaataaataaataaggccaGGCAGAattgtgcatgcctataatccataatccagtggcttgggaggttgaggcaggaggatggcaagttcaaagccagcctcagcaatttaacaagaccctgtctcaaaataacaaataaaaatgggttggggatatggctcagtggttaaatgcccctgggttcaattccctgtaccaaaaaataaaaataaaaaaaataaataaataaaaagagagaaagagagaatgaactGTGGTCAATCAGGAGACCAAATACAATTACAGAACCAAAAGGAGCATTCTCAAAGATGGACTGGTGAGGAATACTCcaaactttatttcctttttttcctgggCGTCAGCAACTAGACTCTCCCAATCACCTTGCATCTGGGTAGTGCTGATTAGTATTACTGAATGGAAGTGATCTGCCACTTATGCACTCAGACAGTTAAAACAGGGTTTGCCCTTGCATTCCAGCTTTCTTTCTTCATCCACTAGTTTCATGATGCTTAGATAACAGAAGGCTATCGGATGAAGACGGAAGGGGCCTGGTTCCAGAATGACTATATGAAGCAGAGGTCTCTTCATAGCTTTGTTCATTcactatttttaaatcttttcacaACTctgccccaaacaaaacaaaacaaaattttcattaagcaaaatttcaaacacacacaaaagtagGGAGGACACTTTTTTGTGGGGGAGAGGAGCTCTGAGGATTGAAGTCATGGCCTTGTGTGTGCCAAGCTTGCGTCCTTTCACAGAGTTATACCACCAGCCTGAGAGGATACTTTAATGAACCCCTACTAACGAGTTACAACAGTAACCAACATTTTGCCAATGTGGTTCCATTTCATCTGTCTATGATACCTACTTTTTTTTGCTGGAGAAACTCAAAGCAAATTCCAgttacatcatttcatttgtgaATACTTTAGTGTATATCTCTTACACATACGAacacttttgtttgcttttacagTCCTAGGGATAAAACTCaagagtctcacacatgctagtttAGTACTCTATCAGTGAGCTACACTCCCTGTctcacttttttctattttttaacccTCTACACAAACATAATACCATTACTATACTGTaataatgtgaaatatatattttggtcTTCATCTGGTTTCTTGACATATAGCTCCTAAAATGTTTGGAATCTCTGGAGTGACAAGttatcatttgtatattttcagtttgcatcttttttttttttttttttttttttttttttttgatactgggacgTGAACtcgggcactttaccactgaactacatccccgggcctttttttttttttaactttgagacacagtctcactcagttgctgaggttggcctcaaacttccaatcctcctgtctcagcctcccaactcactggaATTAAAGGTGTTCACCACTATAGCTAGCTGTAgtttgcatctttttaaaaatatttcttttgagacaaggtctcactgttGCTCAGGCTGAGCTCAAACTccagggctcaagtgatcctcttgcttcagcctcccaagtagctggaactataggcatgcatcaccctataatttggatcttgaatgtccctcaaaggtttATGTGTTAATGGCTTGGTACTCAAGGCAATGCTACAAGAAGGTGGAAAGCCTACTGAGAGGCTTTTAGACCACTGAGGTGTGCACTTGAAGGGGATTCTGGGACCCTGGGTccccttgctctctgcttcctggtcatgaggtgagtggctttgctccaccacatgctcctgccatgatgtgctaccttgcTGCAAGCCTAAAAGCAATCAGACTAACCACAGATGAAACTGCAAAAGCTAtaaggcaaaataaactttttctaagTTAATTAACTCAGGTATTTATAAGCTGATTACCTCTTTTATGATTATctcatagtgatggaaagctaactcATATGGTAATGAGGACAGAGGCTGGTCACAAGAAAGATTAAGGCATAATTAATGTTGGAATTTTCAGTTCTACCCTCTAATTTCCTTAAAGGGGCTGAAGTTGATCACCAATGGCCAATATTTAATCAGTCATTACCTACATAGTAAGGCCTTCATAAATATCCCAAAAGGAATGGGTTTGGGGAGCTTTCAGATGGATGAAcacatggagattcctcaaggaAGCTGCCTATACCTTCCCAAAAAACACACCCTAGgggtggggctgtagctcagtggcagagcatctgCTTAgcaatgtgaggcactgggttcgatccttagtacgccataaaaataaacaaataaaacaaaggtattctgtccatatacaactagaaaaaataaaaaaccacatCCTATGCATCTCTTCATCTATAGCCTctgtaatatctttttttttttttttttttttggcggtgctgaggattgaacccagggccctgtgcttgcgaggcaggcactctaccaactgagctatatccccagcccctgtaataTCTTTTATAATAAGTCAAGTAGaaacattttcctattttctgtgaACAGCTCTAGCAAATTAGTCAACCCTGAAAAGGGGGTACTGGGAACCCCATTTTATAGTTGATTAGTCAAAAGTATAGGTGACAAcctagcttattttaaaaatttttttttagttgtcaatggacctttattttatttatttatctgcgatgctgagaatcgaacccagtgcctcacacatgctaggcaagcactctaccactgggccaggACCCCAGCCCCCTATTGCTTGTTAATGGCATCTGAAGTAGAGGTAGTCTTATGGGACAAAGCCCTCAACCTGTGGGGGTCTGACACTATCTCCAAGTAGATGGTATCAGAATTAAATTGAATTAGAGGACATTCAGCTGGTATCTGCTACAGAAATGACTGGTtatgagctggggttgtggctcagtggtacagtgcttgccaagcatgtgtgaggcactgggttcgattctcagcaccatgtaaacatgttcatctacaactaaaaaaagaaaagaaatgattggtAGGAAGAAATCCCCATACACTTCCTAATAACCAGAGATCAAAGAAATGTCCTGTGGGTTTAGAGatgtagatgtagctcagtggtagaatgccttcctggcatgcatgaggccctaggtttgatccccaggactttaaaaaaaaaaaaagttctgtgttGCTATAGTATAGTCGTAaaagctgttttatttttcatatatcatgtacatataCAACAAAATAATTCCCAACTGTCTTTATTCAAATGATCCCAATTGTCTCAAAATGTTATTGTGTGGTAGTCCCCCTTTATTTGCAGGTGAAACATTCCAAGAACCCTCAGTGGATTCCTGAAACTATGCATAGCTACAACCCTTATACCTGAGCAACAAAGTAGcatataattgtttttcttattgataagtttcaccttttcacttaaatgAAGCACTTAACAGCTTCTCACTGACATAGCTAACTTGCCAGCATCACTATTTTTGCACTTTGGGGTCATTATCAAGTAAACTAAGGGTACTTgaacagttgatctgataactgaAATAGCTATTAAATTACTAGCAGGCAGGTAGGATATACAGGATGGGTATGGTGGACAAAGGAATTATTCCCATCTCAGAAGGTATTCAGTGGACGGACACATGATTTCATCACACTCCTCTTGGTGTACAACTTAAAACTTACAAATTGTGTACTTTTGGAatctgttatttaatatttttagactgcAGTTCAAATTCATTAATCAAGGTGGGGCTATTGTATGGCTGTTTGAGCAAATCCGGATTCAAGCAAGATTCACATATTTCATTTGGATAATGTGCTCCTTTGATCTTatttaatggttttttttttttttttttttttttttttttggtactggggattgaactcaggggcactgagccactaAGTTATAcatccaacccttttttatattttatttaaagacagggccttgctaagttgccaaggctagctttgaacttgtgatcctcttgcctcagcctcccaagcagctgggattacaggcatgtgaccaTGCTGggctcttctttaatttttaattgataccagctcttcctttttttaatcccAGGCTATATATCcattgggaattttttttttccctcca of the Sciurus carolinensis chromosome 11, mSciCar1.2, whole genome shotgun sequence genome contains:
- the Tmx2 gene encoding thioredoxin-related transmembrane protein 2 isoform X1, translated to MAVLAPLIALLYSVPRLSRWLARPYCLLSALLSAAFLLVRKLPPLCHGLPTQREDGNPCDFDWREVEILMFLSAIVMMKNRRSITVEQHVGNIFMFSKVANTILFFRLDIRMGLLYITLCIVFLMTCKPPLYMGPEYIKYFSDKTIDEELERDKRVTWIVEFFANWSNDCQSFAPIYADLSLKYNCTGLNFGKVDVGRYTDVSTRYKVSISPLTKQLPTLILFQGGKEVMRRPQIDKKGRAVSWTFSEENVIREFNLNELYQRAKKISKTGDNTPEEQSVAPTPTTVPDGESKKDK
- the Tmx2 gene encoding thioredoxin-related transmembrane protein 2 isoform X2: MFLSAIVMMKNRRSITVEQHVGNIFMFSKVANTILFFRLDIRMGLLYITLCIVFLMTCKPPLYMGPEYIKYFSDKTIDEELERDKRVTWIVEFFANWSNDCQSFAPIYADLSLKYNCTGLNFGKVDVGRYTDVSTRYKVSISPLTKQLPTLILFQGGKEVMRRPQIDKKGRAVSWTFSEENVIREFNLNELYQRAKKISKTGDNTPEEQSVAPTPTTVPDGESKKDK
- the Tmx2 gene encoding thioredoxin-related transmembrane protein 2 isoform X3, coding for MAVLAPLIALLYSVPRLSRWLARPYCLLSALLSAAFLLVRKLPPLCHGLPTQREDGNPCDFDWREVEILMFLSAIVMMKNRRSITVEQHVGNIFMFSKVANTILFFRLDIRMGLLYITLCIVFLMTCKPPLYMGPEYIKYFSDKTIDEELERDKRVTWIVEFFANWSNDCQSFAPIYADLSLKYNCTGLNFGKVDVGRYTDVQSEHITPHQATPYPDPIPRWQGGNAAATD